The Gymnogyps californianus isolate 813 chromosome 3, ASM1813914v2, whole genome shotgun sequence genomic sequence GTATGTATGGGGACTTACTCTCATACGTggatttcttcctctgtttcccCCAGGGAGCAGCTCTTTTGCGCACTTAAACAAGCTGGAAACAGTTGAAACTAAATCCCAGTATGTAACGTGAATCCTGCGTTTAGTGggtttgacttttaaaaatgcgAATACACACAGGCCCTGATGACTTCAATGGCATTTATGGGTGCTCAGTGCTTGTATAAATGTCACACTATTTATAACATAtttctgtgtcctttttttatattctctgtTGGCCTGTCTCTTTTCCACTGTGGTATCTTTGATTGACATAGTCACATCAGGATGTAGCATGTGTTtgaataattaagaaaatacaaataaaagttaTCTTTATTCTAGTCCATATTTTTCCATTGCTCAACCACCAAAGATAACAGTACCATTTCACCACTGCTTTTTACAttctatggaagaaaaatacttttagttTTGCAGTGGTTTATTAAACCTTCCAAGTCCAATTATTTGCCCCTAGAGTTTCCCCCCTAAGCTTTAGAAAATTGTTTCAGCTATATCCAAACTCATGCCAACTTCCTGGCTTCTTGGCCGCAACCCATCAGCGAGCGCTCTACTAAGAACCACTTTGAGGCTCTCCTTGAACCTCTTCTTCTTGCTGCTTCCTACGAAGAAGTAAACAAGGGGATTGATGCTACTGTTAACGGTTGAGAGAACAACGGTGACATGGTTCTGCTGGCTGAGCAAAGACGACCAGTGGTGGTAATTCAGAAGATACAACAGCCTCATAGGCATGGCAAAGATGAGGAAGACAATGACTGTGGCCACAATGATGATGTAGAGCTTTGACGAATGAGGTCTCAGGGAGTTACGATGAATCCTGATAACCAAGATCAGGCTGGACAGAATCATTAGAGGAATGAAGATCATGAAAGTCAGGATCCATGTGAAGATGAGCAGTGCTTGGCAATGGTTGCCATCGTCGAATTGCTCCTTCGCTGAATCATCTTTGCATGTTAAGTATTCAGCTACTGTCATCAGAAAAGACAGAGTCCACAGAATTGCACACACAATTGCCGATTGGTGCTGTGACCGGTGGCATCGGTACCAGATGGGGTAAACAATAGACAGACACCTCTCAATACTGATGGCTGTCAGGAGATAGAGACCAGTATTATATCCAAGAAGGAAGACAATAGATAGTGTGGTGGTTATATAATAGTAAAAACCGTATGCGAATCCAAAACCAGCAATGTACTCAATTGACAGAATAAATGTACAAAGCAGTAAGGAGATATCAGCAATGGACAGGTGTGTGATGTACGCAGTGAATGGGTTTCTTTTGATCTGGAAGCAGAGGCACCAGAGGACAATTCCATTTTCACAAAAACCCAGGAAGGAGATGATCATAATTACCCAAAGTGGGGTCAATATCTCCCAGACCCTTTCCTGTgtagaaatgtttctgtgcattGAGATGTTCTCTGTGCCTTCGCTGGGATGAAACGTTATGTTTGACTCATCCATGGGGAAAGCTCAAGTTTGGATAGCACAGCTCTTCCTTCtgtaaatatgtataaaaatatactgtgaGCATTGTGtgctcctcccctcccccttttctttctgttttgtggaCCCTCAATTTCTGGTCATATCTGAAAGCcttagcaaaaggaaaaccagcttTGATGTACTGATGTTAGCTGAAACCCAGCTGGAACTACTCTTGGCAGTGTTAAAGATTGCTAAGCCCATCATGCTAGCAGAAATCCTGAGCTTTCTTCTCTATGGGGTTCAGCATATAAGTGCTAAACCACAGCTAAAGAGATACTCTCAAAGAGCTCTTGGACAAGCAATGTCTCCATCACATTGCAAAGTTTCATGATATAGTGGTCACAGATAGCATTGGTGGGTCTTGTTAGAGCCCTGGATTGTTCCCAGACAGGTCTGTTCAGCTCCCGCTGAAGCTAATGACATTAATTTTAAGTTAAACATATGTATTTCAAGTGAATTTGGCTCAtaagttttttggttttagaaaaAATTGATACCAACGTCACTTTTCCAGGAAGGGCTTTAATTaagtaagtaaaaataatatgtaGTTACTCAGCATTGTATTCCCTCCAAGTACAGAGGTGGAGGGAAGGCGAAATGCAACTGTTTTGAGACAGTCATTTTTTACCAGCTTTAAGTGTCATTTTTCATAGCATAACATAATTTAACCATGTTTACACACTCTGAACACTTAGCACAACTGCAAATATCCTGCAAACATTACAAATCCAACCCATCACAAGGAGAAGTAGTTGTTAGGTTCCCTGCCATTGTTATAATGGTTTTAACTGTTGCTTTGCTGAGTTACGGAACAAGTCTTCCTTTTGTATGTCTCCTTTTATCTCATAACAGAGAATTAGCAGCATTGGCTTCAGCTGATTTtcatacaaatatttcatgCCCCTTTCCCTGTTAGTTTCCCGGCTGCCCCTGTGATGATACAGAGTCACATAAGGACCCTTGCTGATTTACTGATGTTAACAGGGACTAACTGTTGACAATAAACTTGCCCAGCTGACTTGGTTCATCCATATAAGCAGCCTTGTTCATTAACATAATGAGAATTTACCCATATCCTCAAGCAGTTAAGAACATCAAATGCAAGATAAAGAAGTTTTACTGGGGCAACTTTTGCAATGATTATTTAAACAGAACCATTCACCCCAGTCATAAATTTTCTCTCATGAGCCCTGGGTTTCCTGGGTTCAAAACAGCTTCTTAAGACAGGATATCACAGTCTAAAAAGAGCATTCAGGAAACAACCTGGGAAGCCTCAGGGCTTGCTGGCATTTAAACCTGCACAAAAATGTTAATCATGATCCCACCCGCATGTTGACCATGCCACCGTCTGAAACACAGTCAGAGGGAACAAACAACATAGCTGGAAATGTGGTAGAGAAGTGAGTTTGAATACAAGTAAATGCAGTGACCAGAATGAGTGGCAAGCCTCCCAAAAGCAGTGTTCTGCAAAAACTGCAGAGGGAAGGTGCTGAAACACTGTGCTGCTGGAAGTGTAGTAAAGCttcacaggagaaaaggagagaagctATCTACTTCAAGAGTTAAAAcaaataggaaaggaaaaaaagaatgaaaagactCAAGTATGAAAAAAAGACTCAAAGTATGAAAAGACTCAAGAAAGTTCTTGATTCTTATCTCTGTATAAATGGAGTATTTCTCTCTGGAGAgtaaaacaaagaggaaaagttcTGGACTTACTAAGGTCATTCCCACATGAGAGCATTCAGAGATGAGAATGGGAAGAATCCTCTCCTTCCAGATACATCCATGGTCTGTTGAGATTTCCGTGAAGTTGTTGAAGGACTTCCTTGAAGAAGCTGAAGGTTACCTTCTCCAACCATTTGCCTTTGGTAAGAGGGGGAGCAAATAGTGACTCTGACCATGACTCCCTCAAAAAGAAGTGTGCAGTTCTCCCATTGCTCCAAAAGTCTGAGGCATGCCAAATAAAGGGCCCCAGGCTCATCATCTGAGGCTGTGCTTCAAATGGCATCACTCAGTAACTGGCAAGTCATCTAGCTGAAAGCCTGGGAGTTAACTCTTGTGGGAACTGAATGGCAGTATATGGAAAGTTGTCCTGAGCTGCTACAATACCAAGAGACAtagtttaaacaaacaaacgTGAAGTGAGTAGGAAATCTATTTGGGGATGAAAAGATCTgaaggaaaaatctcattttagaaCTGTGCCACCACATACCATCTAAAATAATACAAGTTGATCTGTAAATTTgtcttatattttttaatatgagaaaacaagaaagtgagaaggacagagagggagaaagaaagagagaaaggaagagaaaaaggatagaaggtgagaaaaaagaaagagaaggaaagagagaaaggaaagaaagaaaaagaggaaggaagcagggagggagggagggagggaaggaaggaaggaaaactaattcacagaataaagaaaatagacagaaagaaaccacagagcaaagaaaatagCCACATCGTTGTGTTAGTCTCATACATCCATTCCTCTTGGTAAAAACTATATCTTGAGATTattctaccaaaaaaaccccagtaatGCAAATCAGAAATCTGTTGTTGAGATTTAAACAGTCTCCCCTGAAAAGTTCAAACAGGCCTAGGAGCAGATAAACTCTTTGAAAAGTCCCCTGAGGATGTCCCCTGCTTTTGCCCCAAGTATTAGGTTGTTTTTATATTCAGATATTAGCAGAACAAACATTCTTAGCCAAAAAAGGAGAGAGTTTGCTTGGTCTTCTCCTTTAGATGTTTCACTAAAACTACCAAATCCCCAAATGGGAAAAACTACTAACTAATGTGAGAAATAAATGACCCCAAAGAGAGGGTCAGAATAAAGttaggaaagaaacagagtGAAATAAAGCAACttctaattgctttttgttgGCTTAAGTTGTAATCTACCTTACATTCAACAGCTATGGGACCAAAAATTTCAAGCTacctctgaaaaagaaaaaaacctgttcctttcccataaaatgaaatatgcatACGAGTAATGAGAAGGGTCATTGTAGGAATACATTAACATTTCCAGATTGACCAGGTACCTGGGTTCATAGCCCACTCAATCTGCTGCGCAAACGCAATCCAAAATCAGGGGTGCCCTGGCCTCCGTGTCTCCACAGGGCGGGTGGTTTGTGATACCTCTCTCACACGCACACAGCACCTCCTTCACGACTGGTCCCTGGGGCACCATCAGTCATCATCtgcatggccagggcagcagaGTGAAACCTGGTCTTGAGGGGAATAGGTCACAAACACAGCTGATCCTTGGTGACTTGAGGAGTAACAGGAAGGTTGAATAGCCCAGGGTGACTCCACGCCTGCTGACCGTTGGAGTGTTTATATCAGATGCTGCCAAGGGATGGAGTGGCTATTTCTGAATCAGTTCAACTATTCAGATATTGAACAAGGGGGCTACAACAACAAAGCACGGAACCCCAACAGATCTTGGGACTAGAAATTAGTATCAGCAACAAAGACATGATGGACAATATGGATACTCTGTTAATTTCAATATCTAAACTGAATATGCACCAAGATGTGACGTGAATGATAATTTATCCTAAAACTTTTCACTCAGACATTAACCTGGTGGGACAGAGCAGCTTTGAAGTGGATGTAAATTGAATGTACTAACACTTTCAAATATCCTGTATGTACGAAGCTAGCAGTGTTACCACTTTATCATTTTGCTTTGAGCCTTTGAATAATTTCATGTTCTTATGTCTCCAATTCctggaaacagaaagcaacCTGAAAAGAACTCGCCATTCATTCATTAAACACAAGCCA encodes the following:
- the MAS1 gene encoding proto-oncogene Mas, coding for MDESNITFHPSEGTENISMHRNISTQERVWEILTPLWVIMIISFLGFCENGIVLWCLCFQIKRNPFTAYITHLSIADISLLLCTFILSIEYIAGFGFAYGFYYYITTTLSIVFLLGYNTGLYLLTAISIERCLSIVYPIWYRCHRSQHQSAIVCAILWTLSFLMTVAEYLTCKDDSAKEQFDDGNHCQALLIFTWILTFMIFIPLMILSSLILVIRIHRNSLRPHSSKLYIIIVATVIVFLIFAMPMRLLYLLNYHHWSSLLSQQNHVTVVLSTVNSSINPLVYFFVGSSKKKRFKESLKVVLSRALADGLRPRSQEVGMSLDIAETIF